One Paroedura picta isolate Pp20150507F chromosome 16, Ppicta_v3.0, whole genome shotgun sequence genomic region harbors:
- the LOC143826526 gene encoding vomeronasal type-2 receptor 26-like yields MVQMLNSLSLLLLLLPCIAYKVDTTRCTVRESPVPHEWYQPGDFLIGGIASQIIYHFHKLSFEDISQDLYDIPQMVTNFYQHILALAFAVNEINMNPKLLPNVTLGFHIYDSYYDDKLTYRTTLDLLFKSREYFPNYECDNQKRLMATIGGLGGDISFHMADILGLYKIPQLAYGSFSLLDGDKTKSPPFYRMVPDESYYYMGLVQLLLHFRWTWVGLLAVSDDSGEYFSQVIEPLLSQHGICLAFTERILNRAHWNDMFDILNFISNSYRPFEESKATTFVFYGESRTLIAMLVFIVLGNSDLKGNTFRKVWIMTAQVDFSLSSLQRSWGLEFFHGAIFFAIHSQDLLGFRKFLKTIKPYWTQGDGFIKDFWEQAFDCSLPNSQGPSKIDGTCTGEEKLENLPASAFEMHMTGHSYSIYNAVYAIAYTLHALCSSKPIHRNIVSGKRKSCHNFQPWQLHSVLQHISFNNSAGETVSFNDKMEMEGSFDVMNLVMLPNKSFHKLKVGKLDPNALQGKALVIYEDMIVWQQSFNEVLPLSVCNDHCHLGYQKKKKEGEKFCCYGCAPCPDGQIANIMDMEDCIKCPGDQYPNKDQDQCISKTITFLSYAEPLGIGLTSVAVSFSLITLSVLAIFIKHRDTPIVKANNRDITYTLLISLLFCFVSSLLFLGQPRKVNCLLQQSAFGTIFSVAVSCVLAKTITVVIAFMATKPGSRMRKWVGKRLTHSIILLCSLIQAGLCTWWLVTCPPFPDLDMKSLNTQIVAECKEGSVIMFYSVLGYLGLLSLITLTVAFLARKLPDSFNEAKFITFSMLVFCSVWLCFVPTYLSTKGKYMVAVEIFSILASSAGLLGFIFSPKCYIIMMKPELNTKGQLIRRRNS; encoded by the exons ATGGTCCAGATGCTCAACTCACtatcgctgctgctgctgcttctgccttgCATTGCGTACAAAGTAGACACAACAAGGTGCACAGTGAGAGAGAGCCCTGTTCCACATGAATGGTACCAGCCAGGAGACTTTCTCATTGGAGGGATAGCTTCTCAGATCATTTACCACTTTCATAAGCTGTCCTTCGAAGATATTTCTCAGGACTTGTATGATATCCCACA GATGGTTACTAACTTTTACCAGCACATCCTGGCCTTGGCGTTTGCTGTTAATGAGATCAACATGAACCCCAAGCTCTTGCCCAACGTCACTCTTGGGTTCCACATCTACGACAGCTACTACGATGATAAGCTGACCTACCGAACCACTCTGGATCTGCTCTTTAAGTCGCGTGAATATTTTCCCAATTATGAATGTGACAACCAGAAAAGGCTAATGGCCACCATCGGGGGACTTGGTGGTGATATCTCCTTCCACATGGCAGATATACTGGGCCTCTACAAGATTCCGCAG CTCGCCTATGGGTCATTTTCCTTACTGGATGGAGACAAAACAAAATCACCTCCCTTTTACCGCATGGTTCCGGATGAGTCCTATTATTACATGGGGCTTGTCCAGTTACTTCTGCATTTCCGATGGACTTGGGTCGGGCTGCTTGCCGTGAGTGATGATAGCGGAGAATATTTCTCGCAGGTGATAGAACCGTTGCTTTCCCAACATGGGATTTGCTTGGCCTTCACAGAAAGGATCCTGAACAGAGCCCACTGGAACGACATGTTtgacattttaaatttcatttcaaaCAGTTATCGGCCTTTTGAAGAGAGCAAGGCCACCACATTTGTCTTCTACGGAGAGTCTAGGACTCTTATCGCTATGCTGGTTTTTATTGTTCTTGGTAATTCTGACTTAAAAGGAAATACATTTAGAAAGGTGTGGATTATGACAGCCCAAGTTGATTTTTCATTATCAAGCCTTCAAAGGAGTTGGGGCCTTGAATTCTTCCACGGAGCCATTTTCTTTGCAATTCACTCGCAGGATCTTCTAGGATTTCGGAAATTtcttaaaaccataaaacctTACTGGACCCAAGGGGATGGCTTCATCAAGGATTTCTGGGAACAAGCATTTGACTGCTCCCTTCCTAATTCTCAGGGACCATCTAAGATTGACGGAACCTGTACCGGGGAGGAGAAGCTGGAGAATCTTCCCGCATCTGCGTTTGAAATGCACATGACTGGTCACAGCTACAGCATCTACAATGCGGTCTATGCCATAGCATATACTTTACATGCCTTGTGCTCTTCTAAACCTATACATAGAAACATTGTGAGTGGCAAAAGAAAGAGCTGTCATAATTTCCAGCCTTGGCAG CTCCACTCTGTCCTCCAACACATTTCGTTTAACAACTCTGCAGGAGAAACAGTGTCCTTTAATGATAAGATGGAAATGGAAGGCAGTTTTGATGTCATGAACCTGGTCATGTTACCGAACAAGTCTTTCCATAAGTTGAAAGTTGGAAAGTTAGATCCTAACGCTTTGCAAGGCAAAGCACTGGTCATATATGAGGATATGATTGTCTGGCAGCAAAGTTTCAACGAG GTGCTACCCCTTTCTGTATGCAATGACCACTGCCACCTTggctatcagaagaagaagaaagaaggggagaaattttgctgctatggtTGTGCTCCATGCCCCGACGGGCAGATTGCAAATATCATGG ATATGGAGGACTGTATCAAATGTCCAGGAGACCAATATCCAAACAAGGACCAAGATCAATgtatttccaagaccatcactTTTCTCTCTTATGCAGAGCCTTTAGGGATCGGTCTAACTTCAGTTGCTGTTTCTTTTTCCCTAATCACTCTTTCGGTGCTGGCCATTTTTATTAAGCACAGAGATACCCctatagtcaaagccaacaatagGGATATCACCTACACTCTACTCATTTCTCTCCTGTTctgctttgtttcttctttgctcTTCCTTGGACAGCCTAGGAAGGTGAATTGCCTCCTCCAGCAGTCTGCTTTTGGCACCATCTTCTCAGTGGCTGTTTCTTGTGTCTTGGCCAAAACGATCACTGTGGTTATAGCTTTTATGGCCACCAAACCAGGGTCCAGaatgaggaaatgggtggggaaaaggtTGACCCATTCTATCATCCTTCTTTGTTCCCTTATTCAAGCAGGTTTATGTACGTGGTGGCTTGTAACTTGTCCCCCATTCCCAGATTTAGACATGAAGTCCCTGAATACACAGATTGTAGCAGAATGTAAAGAAGGATCTGTTATCATGTTTTATAGTGTTTTGGGCTACTTGGGACTTCTGTCCCTCATCACCTTGACTGTCGCTTTCCTAGCAAGAAAGTTGCCTGACAGTTTCAacgaagccaagttcatcaccttcagcatgctggtcttctgcagtgtttggctATGTTTTGTCCCAACttacctgagcaccaaagggaaatacatggtggccgtggagatcttctccatcttagcCTCCAGTGCTGGgttattgggttttattttctCTCCTAAATGCTACATTATTATGATGAAGCCTGAACTAAATACAAAGGGACAGTTAATACGGAGAAGGAATTCGTGA